Proteins co-encoded in one Gemmatimonadaceae bacterium genomic window:
- a CDS encoding four helix bundle protein — protein MTLPPLDFASYETSPPAAYDGDPIWRTRMFRMSSFLGARCSTDVACLGARVSLDVAHQFVRAVSSINANIAEGYSRGGTADRLRFYTYALGSTREALAWIDALGTAPWQPRELYRDLLVQVRRQLLTFIRSLRPAAGESRKGARTRPHRESPS, from the coding sequence ATGACGCTTCCTCCTCTCGACTTCGCCTCGTACGAGACGTCACCGCCGGCCGCGTACGACGGCGACCCGATCTGGCGAACCCGCATGTTTCGCATGTCGTCATTCCTGGGCGCCCGGTGCAGCACCGATGTCGCGTGTCTGGGGGCCCGCGTCTCCCTCGATGTTGCCCACCAGTTCGTGCGCGCCGTCTCGTCAATCAACGCGAACATCGCCGAAGGCTACTCCCGTGGCGGCACGGCCGACCGCCTTCGGTTCTACACCTACGCGCTCGGATCGACTCGCGAGGCGCTGGCGTGGATCGACGCGCTGGGCACTGCCCCGTGGCAGCCACGTGAACTGTACCGCGACCTCCTGGTACAGGTTCGCCGTCAGCTCCTCACCTTCATCAGGTCGCTGCGACCAGCCGCCGGGGAAAGTCGAAAGGGGGCGCGGACACGCCCCCATCGTGAATCGCCGTCCTGA
- a CDS encoding NAD(P)/FAD-dependent oxidoreductase gives MRHELRDLTIIGAGPTGLFALFYAGMRGASAQIVDALDAPGGQLAALYPEKLIFDVAGFPEVLAKDLVRSLERQAARFAQPVHLGQVVTGLDEADGHFVLRTATDEFPTKSIVIAAGIGAFSPRRLPQACAAPWYGRGIEDRVLDPARFTGQHVVIIGGGDSAFDWAHQLRGRAASVTLVHRTDRFRAHHATVEAVQADVAAGETALFTFHELHEIHAVDGRMHELELRDVKTKATRRVRCDVVLPMLGFVSDLGALTQWGMTLAKDEIVVNSQMETGRPGIYAAGDIVTYPGKLKLIATGFADAAVAVNQAYHWIYPEKKVNPGHSSNLAVFGQKDD, from the coding sequence ATGCGGCATGAATTGCGGGACCTGACCATCATCGGCGCCGGCCCCACCGGGCTGTTTGCGCTCTTCTACGCTGGCATGCGCGGTGCGTCCGCGCAAATCGTCGATGCGCTCGACGCGCCCGGCGGACAGCTCGCGGCGCTCTATCCCGAGAAGCTGATCTTCGATGTCGCGGGCTTTCCCGAGGTGCTCGCGAAGGATCTCGTCCGCTCGCTCGAGCGCCAGGCGGCGCGCTTCGCGCAGCCCGTCCACCTGGGACAGGTGGTGACCGGCCTGGATGAGGCGGACGGACATTTTGTGCTGCGCACGGCGACGGATGAGTTTCCGACGAAGTCCATCGTGATCGCCGCCGGCATCGGCGCGTTCTCGCCGCGGCGGCTGCCGCAGGCGTGCGCGGCGCCGTGGTATGGGCGCGGGATCGAGGACCGCGTGCTCGATCCGGCGCGATTCACCGGGCAGCACGTGGTGATCATCGGCGGCGGCGACAGCGCGTTCGACTGGGCGCACCAGCTGCGGGGGCGCGCCGCCTCGGTGACGCTCGTCCACCGCACCGACCGTTTCCGCGCGCACCACGCGACGGTGGAGGCGGTGCAGGCGGACGTGGCAGCGGGGGAGACGGCGCTCTTCACCTTCCACGAGCTGCACGAGATTCACGCGGTGGACGGGCGGATGCACGAGCTGGAGCTGCGCGACGTGAAGACCAAGGCGACGCGGCGCGTGCGCTGCGACGTGGTGCTGCCGATGCTCGGCTTCGTCAGCGACCTTGGCGCGCTCACGCAGTGGGGGATGACGCTCGCCAAGGACGAGATCGTCGTGAACTCGCAGATGGAAACGGGGCGGCCGGGGATCTACGCCGCCGGCGACATCGTGACGTACCCTGGCAAGCTCAAGCTGATCGCGACCGGCTTCGCCGACGCCGCCGTCGCCGTCAACCAGGCGTACCACTGGATCTACCCGGAGAAGAAGGTGAACCCGGGGCATTCGTCCAATCTTGCGGTGTTTGGGCAGAAGGACGATTGA